The genome window GGCGCCCCCGCCGCGGTCGTCGTCAGGGACGGCCGCGCGTCGGTCGTCGCCGTGAAGCTCGGCCCCGAGGTGGACGGCCGACTCGAGATCACGTCGGGGCTCGCCGGGGGCGAATCGCTGGTGGTCAACCCCACGGACCAGATCCGGGAAGGGACGCGCGTCCGGCTCCGCTCGAAGAGCTGAGGCGCGCGCTCAGGGATGCGGCTCTCAGAGCACGAGACGCTGACGGGCCGGCACTACGTCATCCTGGGGATGGCCTGGGCCGGGTGGCTCTTCGACTTCTACGACCTGATCCTCTACTCGTTCCTGTACTCGTTCATCGGCGCCGATCTCGGGCTGACGAAGGCCGACCATGCCCTCGTGATGGGGGCCTCACTGGGCGCGACGGCCCTCGGCGGGCTCGTCTTCGGATTCCTCGCGGACCGATTCGGCAGGCGCGCGGTGCTGCAGTGGACGATCCTGGTCTACAGCGGCGGAGCGCTTCTCTGCGGCTTCGCGAACACCCTCCCGCAGCTCCTCGCCTTCCGCGCCCTCACCGGCCTCGGAGTCGGCGGCGAGTGGGCCGCCGGGCACACGCTGATCGCGGAGACGTTCCCGCCCGCGAAGCGCGGGCGCTTCGGCGCGCTCATGCAGACGGGCGCGCCCCTCGGCGTCGGGCTCGCGGCCCTCGTCGGGTCGTTCGTGGCGCCCGCCATCGGGTGGCGCGCCACCTTCATCCTCTCGGCGACCCCGGCCATCCTCGTGACGATGATCCGGCGGCACATGCCCGAGTCGGATCTCTGGCTTGCATCGCGCGCGCGGGCGCCGTGGACGCCCCTCGAGGATCTTCGCGAAGTCCTCTTCGGCTCGCTCGCCTGGACGTCGTTCCGCGCCTTCGTCCTGACCGCCTGCAACATGTCGTCGTACTGGTTCACGAGCATCTGGCTCCCCGCCTACCTCCGCGAGGAGCGCGGGATGTCCGTCGCGAAGTCGGGGCTGTGGATCCTCGTCATCGTGAGCGGCGAGCTGGTGGGGTACGCGACCTTCGGCTTCGTCTCCGACCGTTTCGGCAGGAAGCGCTCGTACGCGCTCTACGCCGGGGTGATGTCGATCGGCCTCGTGATGATCACGGTCGCCTGGAATCTCATCGCCGGGCAGCCGTTCCTGATCCTGATCTTCATGGCGGTCGTCGGCATCGGCACCGGGACGTGGTCGAACTTCGGCCCGTACTACTCGGAGCTCTTCCCCACGCACCTCAGGAACACCGGCGTGGGCGCCGTCTTCAACGCCGCGCGGGGGATCCAGTTCGTGACCCCCATCGTCATCGAGCGCGTCTCGCACGCGTGGGGGCTCGCCGGGGGGATCTCCCTCGCCGCCGCGTTCAGCGCCGCCGGGGCGATCTGGGTCTTCACGCTCCCCGAGACGCGAGGGCGCGTGCTGACCGTCACGGAGCGCGGCTCGGCCGGATCGCTCGATTCCCCTTGACCGGCGCGGGCTCTTGGGTGTATAAGCAGCGCAACTGTTCGCGCGGCCTCATGGGGGTGCGGCCGGGTGACAGATGGAGCGCGCGCAGACGCCCCGCGTCCCTGGCGCGTGAATTCCCATGCCCCCGCGTGCCCCGGCCAAGCCCCCCGACTCCCCGCTTCCGATCGAGCCGCGGCGCATCGAGAGGTGCCCGTACTGCGGGAAAGACCGCGCCATCCTCACCGTCAAGGAAGCCACCGAGCTCGCCACCGTGAACCGGAAGACCATCTCCCGCTGGATCAGGAGCGGCACGCTCGAGCACTGCGTCCTGCCGAGCGGCGCGGTGAGGATCTTCAAGGACAGCCTCATCCGGATTCCGGGTGTTCCCGGCGAGCACGATCACTCGGAGGGGGCGGGGGGCACCGCGAAGGCCACCCCCTCGCGCGCCGACGCCGCCTCCCCGTCGAGATCGAAGGCTCGGCGCCCGCTCGGACGGACGTCGTCTCAGCGACGGTAGGTCGCGACGGAGCTCTCCGTCTCCCAGACGCGGACCTCGGCGACCGGGAGGCCGTGCAAGGCGGCCGCGTCGAAGATCACCATCGCGATCGCCTCGGCGGTGGGGCTGACGTCCATCAGGAAGATCGGCTCGCCGAGATCCGTGAGCGGCTTCACGAGGGGATCGTCGCGGCGCAGGAGCATCCGGTGATCGAGGTGGGCGTCGACCCACCCCCTCACCTGATCGCCGATCTCGCTGAAGTCGGCGACCATGCCGCGCCGGTCGAGGGCTTCGGCCTCCAGGCGGATCTCGACGCGCGCGTTGTGGCCGTGGGCGTGCGCGCACTTCCCGTCGTAATCGAGAAGGCGGTGGCCGTAGGAGAAGAAGACGGTTTCGGAGACGGAATACATGGCGGCGGCCACGCTAACACACCCCCTGAGGGCCGGGCCATCGAGCGGGCGCCGCTGTTGACCGGTCCGGAAAGGCGGGGGTAGACTCGCCTCGAGCCCGCGCCATCGCCCATCACCCTCCTCCCGCCGCGTTCCGCGGACCGAGAAGCCCATGCGCGCCATCGTGAAGGAAAAGAAAGCCACCGGGCTCACACTCGCGGAGATGCCGGCGCCGAAGGTCGGACCCGGCGACGTCCTCATCCGGGTGAAGCGCGTCGGGCTCTGCGGCACCGACCTCCACATCTACCATTGGAACGCGTGGGCCGAGCGGCGCATCCATCCCCCTCTCGTCATCGGCCACGAGTTCGCGGGGGTCGTCGAGGACGTGGGGTCGATGGTGACCGGCTTCACCCCCGGCGAGAAGGTCACGGCCGAAGGGCACATCGCCTGCGGCGCCTGCTTCCAGTGCCGCACGGGGCTCGGGCACATCTGCCGGAAGGTGAAGATCATCGGGGTGGACGTCCACGGCGCCTTCGCCGATCTCATCGCGATGCCGGCCGGAAACGTCTGGAAGATCGATCCACAGATCTCCCTCGATGTCGCGGCGTTGCACGATCCTCTCGGGAACGCATTCCACACGGTCATGTCGAGCGACGTCCGCGGCAAGCGCGTCCTCGTCCTGGGGAGCGGACCGATCGGCCTCTTCTGCGTCGCCATCGCGCGCGCGTCGGGGGCCGCCCGGGTCATCGCCTCGGAGATCGCGCCGGGCCGGCGGGCGATGGCGGCGAAGATGGGGGCGCACCGGACGATCGATCCGACGGCGGAGTCGGTGCCGGACGTCGTGCGCGAGGAGACGGAGGGGGCCGGGGCCGACGTCGTCCTCGAGATGTCGGGGAACCCCCAGGCGATCCGCCAGGCGCTGAAGGCGGCGCGCGACGGGGCCGACGTCTCGCTCCTTGGCCTTCCCGGCGAGGAGGTCCCGATCGACGTCACGAACGACGTGATCTTCAAGGGGATCACGCTGCGCGGCATCGTCGGCCGGCGCATGTACGACACGTGGTACCAGATGCGCTCGTTCCTCCTCGCGGGGCTCATCGATCCGACGGTGGTCATCACGCACCGGTTCGCGATGATCGAGGTCGAGTCGGCGATGCAGGCGATCGCGGGCGGGGCGGGAAAAGTGCTGTTCAATCTCGAGGAGATGCCGCGATGAACCAGGCTTTTCGGGCCCGGCTGGACGGGGAGCTGCAGGGCTTCAAGGCGGCGGGCGTCTACAAGAAACTCAACCACATCGAGTCGCCGCAGGCGCCGTGGGTGCAGATGGAGGGGCGGGGAAAGGTGCTCGTCCTCTCCTCGAACAACTACCTCGGCCTCGCCGCCGAGCCCGACGTCGTCGAGGCCGGGAAGAACGCCCTCGCCACGTACGGCGCGGGCACCGCCTCGGTGCGCTTCATATGCGGGACCTTCGCGGTCCACCGCGCCCTCGAGCACGAGATCGCCCTCTTCCTCGGGACCGAGTCGGCCCTCAGCTACGTCTCCTGCTGGAACGCGAACACGGGGCTGACGGCGACCTTCCTCGGCGAGGAGGACGTCCTCATCTCCGACGAGCTGAACCACGCCAGCATCATCGACGGCGTGCGCGCCACGAAGACGAACCGCAAGGTCTACAAGCACTCCGACATGAAAGAGCTCGAGGCGCACCTCGTCGCGGCGAAGTCCGCCCGCCACCGCTTCATCTTCACCGACGGCGTCTTCAGCATGGAGGGAGATCTCTGCCGCCTCCCCGACATCATGGATCTCGCGCGCCGCCACGACGCGATCGTCGCCGTGGACGACTCGCACGGCACGGGGGTCATGGGGCGGAGCGGGCGCGGCGTCCCCGAGCACTTCGGCGTGCACGGCCTCGTGGACGTCATCACCTCGACGCTCGGGAAGGCCCTCGGCGGTGCGGCGGGCGGCTTCACGGCGGGGCCCCTGGCCCTCACCGACTACCTCACGCAGCGCTCCCGGCCGCAGCTCTTCAGCAACGCGCTGCCGCCGACGGTCGCGGGCTCGGCCCTCGCCGCGATCAAGTTCGTCCAGACGCACCCCGAGCGGGTCGAGACGCTCCGCTCGAACGCAACGTACTTCAGGGAGAAGCTGGTGGAGTCGGGGTTGAAGCCCCTCGCGGGGGAGACGCCGATCGTGCCGATCCTCGTCGGCGAGACGGCGCTCGCCATCAAGATGAGCGAGCGGCTGCTGGAGGAGAAGGTCTTCGTGACCGGCTTCGGCTTCCCGGTCGTCCCCCAGGGGCACGCGCGCCTGAGGTGCCAGGTCTCGGCGGCCCACACGCGGGACGATCTCGACTTCGCGCTGGCCGCGCTCGTGAAGATCGCCCGCGAGGTGGGGGTGCTCCGGTAGGTCGACCTTGAAATCTCGGTGGACCACGCTGAGATTTCAAGGTAAGCTTGCGGCGTGATCGAGCGCTCACGGCACGTCCGGAACCTCCTGGGACTCCTCTCCCGCCACCGCGTCGTGGCGATTCTCGGCGCCCGGCAGGTCGGCAAGACGACGCTCGCCCGGCGAGTCGTGGCCGGGTGGGATGGGCCCGCGACGTACTTCGACCTCGAGAAATTCGAGGACGTGGCCCGCCTGGACGACCCCATGCTCGCCCTCGGCGGGCGACGGGGCCTGATCGTGCTCGACGAGATCCAGAAGCGGCCGGACCTTTTCCCCGCCCTTCGGGTCCTCGCGGACCGCCGCCCCGCGCCGGCCCGGTTCCTCGTGCTCGGAAGCGCCTCGCCCGAGTTGCTCAGACAGAGCTCCGAGTCTCTCGCCGGACGGATCGTGTTCCAGGAACTCCACGGTTTTTCGGCGGACGAGGTCGGCGCGGCGAATCTCGAGCGCCTCTGGGCGCGCGGCGGCTTCCCCCGCTCTTACACCGCGCGCACCATCGGCCAGAGCGCGGAGTGGCGGCGCGCCTTCGTCCAGACGTTCCTCGAGAGGGACCTGCCGGCTTCCGGCCTGTCGTTCGACGGCGCGACGATGCGCCGGCTCTGGACCATGCTGGCGCATTATCACGGGCAGATCTGGAACGCGTCGGAGTTCGCGCGGTCGTTCGGAGTCTCCGACACGACGATCCGTCGCTACCTCGACGCGCTGACGTCGACGTTCGTCGTTCGGCAGCTCCTCCCCTGGCACGAGAACCTCGGCAAGCGCCAGGTGAAATCGCCCAAGGTCTTCATCGCCGACCCGGGGCTGCTCCACACGCTCCTGAACCTCCAGACAGTGGACGAGATCGAGCGGCACCCCAAGGCGGGGGCCTCATGGGAGGGGTTCGCGATGAGCGAGGTCGTCAGCAGACTGGGAGCCCGCCGGGAGGAGTGCTTCTTCTGGGCGACGCACGCGGGAGCCGAGATCGATCTGCTCGTCGTGAGGGGCCGGCATCGTTACGGGTTCGAGTTCAAGCGCACCGTTGCGCCGCGCGTCACGCCCTCGATGACGATCGCTTCCCGGGACCTGCGGCTCACCCACCTCGACGTGATTCACGCGGGGCGCGAGACCTATCCGATGGCCCGAGGGATCCGAGCGCTTCCGCTCGCGCGAATCCTCTCGGGCCTTCGCAGGCTGAAGTAGTCGAGGCGCGCTCGCCTACTTCGTGAACTTGAAGCAGCTTTGGTCGAGCGTGTAGCGCTTCTCCCAGTTCGGGTTCTTGTGGTCGTCCGCCTTGTTCGCGAGCATCTCGGAGGAGCCGGCGAGCTTGAAGCCGGCCTTCGTCGCCTCGGTCTTGATGACGTCGTCGGCGATCCGGTGCTGATCCTTGTCGCGCCCCTTGTCGGTGCGCGCGTCGACGACGCCGAAGACGCCCGCGGGCTTGAGGGCCTTCTTCACGTTGTCGAGCACCTTAGCGAGCTGGTCCTCGGGGATGTCGTGGAAGTTGCGGATGGTGATCACGGCGTCCACGGATCCCTCCTTGAGCGAGGCGAGGCCGTCGGACTTCATGTGCTCGACGTTCGCGAGCGGGTTTGCCTTCAGCCGCGCGTCGAGCTTGTCGAAATTGTACGTCCCGATCGCGTAGACCTTTCCCTTCGGCCCGACGAGCTGGCTGAGAAGGTACGTGTTGTAGCCGTCGCCCGGGATGAAGTCGACGACGGTGTCCCCCGCCTTGATCCCCCAGTACGCGTACAGATCGTCGGGCTTGTTCGACGCGTCGCGATCCCTCTCCTCGGCCGTTCGTCCCGGGGCGTTCGGGTCGAGCTTCGCGTACGCGACCCCCGACACGAGCGCCACGGCGATCATCACTGCAGCCAGCTTCTTCATGAGCTCTTCCTCCAACGGTGCGGGCAACGATGTGGGACGGATGGCAGAAGGCGCACGGCCCCCTGCGGAACAACACGCGCGGCTTCCCCGGTATTCCCGGTCAGCCGGTGGTCAGCTTCCGGTACTTGATGCGGTGCGGCCGGTCGGCCTCGATGCCGAGGCGCTTCTTCCTGTCGACCTCGTAGTCCTGGTAGTTCCCCTCGAACCAGAAGGTCTTCGAGTCTCCTTCGAACGCGAGGATGTGCGTCGCGATCCGGTCGAGGAACCAGCGGTCGTGGCTGATGACGACGGCGCAGCCGCCGAAGTTGAGCAGAGCCTCCTCGAGCGCGCGCAGTGTGTCGACATCGAGGTCGTTCGTCGGCTCGTCGAGAAGAAGGAGGTTCCCCCCCTTCCGGAGCGTCCGGGCGAGGTGGAAGCGGTTCATCTCGCCGCCCGACAGATCGGCGACGCGCTTCTGCTGGTCGGCCCCCTTGAAGTTGTACATCGCGCAGAAGGCGCGGCTGTTCATCGAGCGCTTGCCGAGCTGGACGACGTCGAGCCCGCCTGCGAGGGCGTCGTGGACCGTGACGTTCCCCTCGGGGCGCTCGCGCCCCTGATCGACGTACGCGGGGACGACCGTCTCGCCGACGGTCAGCTTCCCGCCGTCGGGCTTCTCGGTGCCGCGGCCCCGGCGGGATGTAGATCTCTCGCGTCTCGCTGCGCTCCTCGGCGTTCGACTCCTGGAGGAGCTGCTCGTAGGCGTTGAGGCGCGCCTTCCCCTTCGCCTGCCGCGCGCGCGGCGACATCCTTATCCAATCGAGCTCGCGCGCCAGCGTGCGCTGCCTCGCCGTTTCGGCCTTCTCCTCGTTGGCCAGCC of Acidobacteriota bacterium contains these proteins:
- a CDS encoding 6-carboxytetrahydropterin synthase, producing MYSVSETVFFSYGHRLLDYDGKCAHAHGHNARVEIRLEAEALDRRGMVADFSEIGDQVRGWVDAHLDHRMLLRRDDPLVKPLTDLGEPIFLMDVSPTAEAIAMVIFDAAALHGLPVAEVRVWETESSVATYRR
- a CDS encoding MFS transporter — encoded protein: MRLSEHETLTGRHYVILGMAWAGWLFDFYDLILYSFLYSFIGADLGLTKADHALVMGASLGATALGGLVFGFLADRFGRRAVLQWTILVYSGGALLCGFANTLPQLLAFRALTGLGVGGEWAAGHTLIAETFPPAKRGRFGALMQTGAPLGVGLAALVGSFVAPAIGWRATFILSATPAILVTMIRRHMPESDLWLASRARAPWTPLEDLREVLFGSLAWTSFRAFVLTACNMSSYWFTSIWLPAYLREERGMSVAKSGLWILVIVSGELVGYATFGFVSDRFGRKRSYALYAGVMSIGLVMITVAWNLIAGQPFLILIFMAVVGIGTGTWSNFGPYYSELFPTHLRNTGVGAVFNAARGIQFVTPIVIERVSHAWGLAGGISLAAAFSAAGAIWVFTLPETRGRVLTVTERGSAGSLDSP
- a CDS encoding ATP-binding protein, which produces MIERSRHVRNLLGLLSRHRVVAILGARQVGKTTLARRVVAGWDGPATYFDLEKFEDVARLDDPMLALGGRRGLIVLDEIQKRPDLFPALRVLADRRPAPARFLVLGSASPELLRQSSESLAGRIVFQELHGFSADEVGAANLERLWARGGFPRSYTARTIGQSAEWRRAFVQTFLERDLPASGLSFDGATMRRLWTMLAHYHGQIWNASEFARSFGVSDTTIRRYLDALTSTFVVRQLLPWHENLGKRQVKSPKVFIADPGLLHTLLNLQTVDEIERHPKAGASWEGFAMSEVVSRLGARREECFFWATHAGAEIDLLVVRGRHRYGFEFKRTVAPRVTPSMTIASRDLRLTHLDVIHAGRETYPMARGIRALPLARILSGLRRLK
- a CDS encoding class I SAM-dependent methyltransferase, which codes for MKKLAAVMIAVALVSGVAYAKLDPNAPGRTAEERDRDASNKPDDLYAYWGIKAGDTVVDFIPGDGYNTYLLSQLVGPKGKVYAIGTYNFDKLDARLKANPLANVEHMKSDGLASLKEGSVDAVITIRNFHDIPEDQLAKVLDNVKKALKPAGVFGVVDARTDKGRDKDQHRIADDVIKTEATKAGFKLAGSSEMLANKADDHKNPNWEKRYTLDQSCFKFTK
- a CDS encoding glycine C-acetyltransferase — protein: MNQAFRARLDGELQGFKAAGVYKKLNHIESPQAPWVQMEGRGKVLVLSSNNYLGLAAEPDVVEAGKNALATYGAGTASVRFICGTFAVHRALEHEIALFLGTESALSYVSCWNANTGLTATFLGEEDVLISDELNHASIIDGVRATKTNRKVYKHSDMKELEAHLVAAKSARHRFIFTDGVFSMEGDLCRLPDIMDLARRHDAIVAVDDSHGTGVMGRSGRGVPEHFGVHGLVDVITSTLGKALGGAAGGFTAGPLALTDYLTQRSRPQLFSNALPPTVAGSALAAIKFVQTHPERVETLRSNATYFREKLVESGLKPLAGETPIVPILVGETALAIKMSERLLEEKVFVTGFGFPVVPQGHARLRCQVSAAHTRDDLDFALAALVKIAREVGVLR
- a CDS encoding helix-turn-helix domain-containing protein, which codes for MPPRAPAKPPDSPLPIEPRRIERCPYCGKDRAILTVKEATELATVNRKTISRWIRSGTLEHCVLPSGAVRIFKDSLIRIPGVPGEHDHSEGAGGTAKATPSRADAASPSRSKARRPLGRTSSQRR
- the tdh gene encoding L-threonine 3-dehydrogenase; translation: MRAIVKEKKATGLTLAEMPAPKVGPGDVLIRVKRVGLCGTDLHIYHWNAWAERRIHPPLVIGHEFAGVVEDVGSMVTGFTPGEKVTAEGHIACGACFQCRTGLGHICRKVKIIGVDVHGAFADLIAMPAGNVWKIDPQISLDVAALHDPLGNAFHTVMSSDVRGKRVLVLGSGPIGLFCVAIARASGAARVIASEIAPGRRAMAAKMGAHRTIDPTAESVPDVVREETEGAGADVVLEMSGNPQAIRQALKAARDGADVSLLGLPGEEVPIDVTNDVIFKGITLRGIVGRRMYDTWYQMRSFLLAGLIDPTVVITHRFAMIEVESAMQAIAGGAGKVLFNLEEMPR